GATAGGATTGTGTGCCGTAGGAGCGAGCGTCTCAATACGGGAAGTCTGCTAACTTCGTCCAACGTGATTGTGTCCTTCTCAATTGTTTTGCGCCGCCAGTTGAAAAGAGATCCGCCGATTCTGATCGGTCAGAATTTCGATTTCGCGTGTGAGGAGCTGCTCTAACGGAATTGTCTCCAATAAGGTTTGCTTTTCTTCAAGGGAAATCCGTAACCGTATGCCGACTTGGTAAGCGAGTTCCCGCGGATCATCCGGTTGTTCTTCAGGTGGACTCCAAGCAAAAATTAATCGACTGGATAACTTTTCGTATGCCGTATACAATTCTTCAGCTTGTGTCGTGAGTAATTCAGATACCGATTCAATTTCTGTATCCAAGTCATCTAACATCTGGACCCGACCTGTAAGATAGGAGAGATGCTCCTGAACTTCCAGAATCTGAAAGCGGTATTCACCAGCTGTGATAATATTCATGCGGTCGTCGTCTAAATGTTCAACTTGAAGGATACGGGCAGCTGTCCCAATTTCATAGGGTGTTGCGGCTTCACCGACCTCCTCTCCTTCTTTGATAAGCACAACTCCAAACTCGGACTGATGTTCTAAACAGAATTTAACCATCGTCCGGTAACGGGGTTCAAAGATGTGCAGCGGTAAAAATCCGCCGGGGAACAA
This Candidatus Poribacteria bacterium DNA region includes the following protein-coding sequences:
- a CDS encoding ATP-dependent protease; translated protein: MRSAPVSSKSQTPYERQIPLFPLQTVLFPGGFLPLHIFEPRYRTMVKFCLEHQSEFGVVLIKEGEEVGEAATPYEIGTAARILQVEHLDDDRMNIITAGEYRFQILEVQEHLSYLTGRVQMLDDLDTEIESVSELLTTQAEELYTAYEKLSSRLIFAWSPPEEQPDDPRELAYQVGIRLRISLEEKQTLLETIPLEQLLTREIEILTDQNRRISFQLAAQNN